Proteins co-encoded in one Rattus rattus isolate New Zealand chromosome 5, Rrattus_CSIRO_v1, whole genome shotgun sequence genomic window:
- the LOC116900500 gene encoding olfactory receptor 4A5-like produces MGEKNNVTEFTLLGLTQDPAGQKALFVMFLLIYIVTMVGNLLIVVTVIASPSLGSPMYFFLAFLSLMDAVYSTSILPKLLSDLFCDKKTISFTACLVQLFVEHLFGGSEVFILVVMAYDRYVAICKPLHYLTIMNLQVCILLLVVSWAGGFAHALLQVISAYLLPFCGPNVIDHFICDMYPLLGLACTDTFFLGLSVVGNNGAMSIVVFILLLVSYGIILNSLKTHSQEGRRKALSTCSSHIMVVILFFVPCIFMYVRPVSNFPIDKYITVFYTIFTPMLNPLIYTLRNLEIKNCMAKLWGKMFTKDIKRASPH; encoded by the coding sequence ATGGGAGAGAAAAACAATGTTACCGAGTTTACCCTCCTGGGTCTCACTCAGGATCCTGCTGGGCAAAAAGCTTTATTTGTCATGTTTTTACTCATCTACATTGTGACAATGGTGGGAAACCTGCTCATTGTGGTGACAGTGATTGCCAGCCCCTCCTTGGGCTCCCCAATGTACTTCTTCCTTGCCTTTCTCTCACTCATGGATGCTGTTTATTCTACTTCCATCTTGCCCAAGTTgctttcagatttattttgtgATAAGAAGACCATTTCCTTCACAGCTTGTCTGGTTCAGCTCTTTGTGGAGCATTTATTTGGTGGTTCTGAGGTCTTCATTTTGGTGGTgatggcctatgatcgctatgtggccatctgtaagCCACTGCACTATTTGACCATAATGAATCTGCAAGTTTGCATTCTCTTGTTGGTGGTGTCCTGGGCTGGAGGATTTGCACATGCTCTGCTTCAAGTGATCTCTGCGTATTTACTTCCTTTTTGTGGACCCAATGTCATTGACCATTTTATCTGTGACATGTACCCACTGTTAGGACTTGCATGTACTGATACCTTCTTCCTTGGACTCAGTGTAGTTGGAAATAATGGAGCAATGTCTATAGTGGTCTTTATCCTCCTCCTTGTCTCCTATGGAATCATTCTAAACTCTCTTAAGACTCACAGTCAGGAAGGGAGACGCAAAGCCCTGTCTACCTGTAGCTCTCACATCATGGTTGTCATCCTCTTTTTTGTTCcttgtattttcatgtatgttaGACCTGTGTCCAACTTTCCAATTGATAAATATATTACTGTCTTTTATACAATTTTTACTCCCATGTTGAACCCTTTAATATATACCTTGAGAAACTTAGAGATTAAAAATTGTATGGCAAAGCTGTGGGGTAAAATGTTCACTAAAGACATAAAAAGAGCTTCTCCTCACTAA